The following proteins are encoded in a genomic region of Clostridium kluyveri:
- a CDS encoding Spo0E family sporulation regulatory protein-aspartic acid phosphatase: MKKQLEYKKDLNNKIEIIRELLYEKIEDNVDREEIQFVSEILDKLIVDYFK; encoded by the coding sequence ATGAAAAAACAATTAGAGTATAAAAAAGATTTGAATAATAAAATTGAGATAATAAGAGAATTGCTCTATGAAAAGATAGAAGATAATGTTGATAGAGAAGAAATTCAGTTTGTAAGCGAGATTTTGGACAAACTTATAGTTGATTATTTTAAATGA
- the anfD gene encoding nitrogenase iron-iron protein, alpha chain yields MPYHEFECSKCIPERKQHAVIKGPGENLTDALPLGYLNTIPGTISERGCAYCGAKHVIGTPMKDAIHMSHGPVGCTYDTWQTKRYISNNDNFQIKYTYATDMKEKHVVFGAEKLLRQNIIEAFKAFPDIKRMCIYQTCASALIGDDINAVAQKVMKEMPGVDIFVCNSPGFGGPSQSGGHHKINIAWIDQKVGTLEPEIKSDYVINYVGEYNIQGDEEVMMDYFKRMGIQVLSTFTGNGSYDDLRSMHKAHLNVLECARSAEYICNELRKRYGIPRLDIDGFGFGALSLSLRKIGLFFGIEDKAQAIIDEETAKWKPELDWYKERLRGKKVCLWPGGSKLWHWAHAIHEEMGVEVVSVYSKFGHQGDFEKGISRCEVGALAIDDPNELEGLEAMEMLKPDVIFTGKRPGEVAKKIRVPYLNAHAYHNGPYKGFEGWVRFARDIYNAIYSPIHKLAYLDISKDEIPTDKGFLTQRMISNVNLSEEVISSPDLREYTGKCNIISDLCSKTYPDFPLQKQVSTL; encoded by the coding sequence ATGCCATATCATGAATTTGAATGCAGCAAGTGTATTCCAGAAAGAAAACAGCACGCTGTTATAAAAGGTCCTGGAGAGAATTTGACAGATGCTCTTCCGTTGGGATATCTTAACACAATCCCGGGGACTATTTCAGAACGAGGCTGTGCATACTGTGGGGCAAAACATGTTATAGGTACACCTATGAAGGATGCCATTCATATGAGTCATGGACCTGTTGGATGTACTTATGATACATGGCAAACCAAACGTTATATAAGTAATAACGACAATTTCCAGATAAAATATACTTATGCTACAGATATGAAAGAAAAACATGTTGTATTTGGTGCTGAAAAATTGCTGAGGCAGAACATCATTGAGGCATTTAAAGCATTTCCAGATATTAAACGGATGTGTATTTATCAAACCTGTGCTTCAGCTCTTATAGGGGATGATATCAATGCGGTGGCTCAAAAAGTAATGAAAGAAATGCCTGGCGTAGATATTTTTGTTTGTAATTCTCCAGGGTTTGGAGGACCGAGCCAATCTGGAGGACATCATAAAATCAATATTGCATGGATAGACCAGAAGGTAGGAACACTTGAACCAGAAATTAAAAGCGACTATGTTATCAATTATGTGGGAGAGTATAACATTCAGGGTGATGAGGAAGTTATGATGGACTATTTCAAGAGAATGGGTATTCAAGTCCTGTCCACCTTTACCGGTAATGGTTCCTATGATGACCTCAGGAGCATGCACAAGGCACATCTAAACGTACTTGAATGTGCACGTTCTGCAGAATATATTTGTAATGAACTAAGAAAGAGGTATGGCATTCCCCGTCTTGATATCGATGGATTTGGCTTCGGGGCACTGTCATTATCCCTTAGGAAAATTGGATTGTTTTTTGGAATTGAAGATAAAGCTCAAGCTATTATTGATGAAGAAACGGCTAAATGGAAACCGGAACTTGATTGGTACAAGGAACGGCTTAGAGGTAAAAAAGTATGTCTCTGGCCGGGAGGATCCAAACTCTGGCACTGGGCTCATGCAATTCATGAAGAAATGGGAGTGGAAGTGGTATCGGTATATTCAAAATTCGGCCATCAAGGAGATTTTGAAAAGGGTATTTCCAGGTGTGAAGTAGGTGCACTGGCTATAGACGATCCAAATGAACTTGAAGGACTGGAGGCTATGGAAATGTTGAAACCAGATGTTATCTTTACTGGTAAACGTCCGGGAGAAGTCGCAAAAAAAATTCGAGTACCATACTTAAATGCACATGCTTATCATAATGGACCTTATAAAGGATTTGAAGGATGGGTTAGGTTTGCACGTGACATATATAATGCTATTTATTCTCCTATTCATAAGCTTGCTTATTTGGATATAAGTAAAGATGAAATACCTACGGATAAAGGATTCTTAACACAAAGGATGATTTCTAATGTGAATTTAAGTGAGGAAGTAATTTCTTCACCTGATTTAAGAGAGTATACTGGTAAATGTAATATAATTTCAGATTTGTGCAGCAAAACTTATCCGGATTTTCCTCTGCAAAAACAAGTGTCCACATTATAA
- the anfG gene encoding Fe-only nitrogenase subunit delta yields the protein MEDVMKDRIEQLIDYIMKNCLWQFNSRAWDREKQNEGILTKTMQILCEEPAEHETPADRCYWADAVCLADAFKSRYSWLAAMDKEEVKILMKELKERMDFLTITGSLNKELTVPLY from the coding sequence ATGGAAGATGTAATGAAAGATAGAATCGAACAACTTATTGATTATATTATGAAGAACTGTCTATGGCAATTTAACTCGCGGGCGTGGGACAGAGAGAAACAAAACGAGGGAATACTTACGAAAACCATGCAAATATTATGTGAGGAACCCGCAGAACATGAAACTCCAGCTGACAGGTGCTACTGGGCGGACGCGGTGTGTCTGGCTGATGCTTTCAAAAGCCGCTACTCCTGGTTGGCTGCCATGGACAAAGAAGAAGTTAAAATATTGATGAAGGAACTTAAAGAGCGTATGGATTTTTTAACTATTACAGGTTCTCTTAATAAAGAACTTACAGTTCCACTCTATTAG
- the anfK gene encoding Fe-only nitrogenase subunit beta: protein MSCEVKEKERAGIINPIFTCQPCGAQYASIGIKDCIGIVHGGQGCVMFVRLLFSQHFKESFELASSSLHEDAAVFGALRRIEEAVDVLLMRYPHIKVVPIITTCSTEIIGDDIDGVVNKLNKGLLKKKFADREIYLVPIHTPSFTGSMVSGYNITVKEFVKYFAKKGEPNGKINLITGWVNPGDVTALKHLLSEMKVDATVLFEIENFDSPLMPEGNTVSHGNTTVEDLTGTANAIGTIALNRYEGGQAAEYLEKKFGVPAVIGPTPIGIRNTDIFLKNLSRMTGKPIPKSLVHERGIAIDAITDVAHMFLADKKVAIYGSADLVIGLAQFCLDMEMKPMLLLLGDDNKSYIKDPRIEELQKNVDYDMEIITNADLWELEDRIKNKGLKLDLILGHSKGRFISIDNNIPMLRVGFPVYDRAGFYRYPIMGYAGAMWLAEAIANTIFTDMEYKKDREWILNMW from the coding sequence ATGTCTTGTGAAGTGAAAGAAAAAGAACGTGCTGGTATTATCAACCCCATATTTACATGCCAGCCTTGTGGTGCCCAGTATGCTAGCATAGGTATAAAAGATTGTATTGGAATAGTACATGGGGGACAGGGGTGCGTTATGTTTGTCCGCTTGCTCTTCTCCCAGCATTTTAAGGAGAGTTTTGAACTCGCATCTTCTTCTCTGCACGAAGATGCTGCGGTATTTGGTGCCCTAAGACGTATAGAAGAAGCAGTGGATGTGCTTTTGATGAGATATCCCCATATAAAAGTTGTACCAATTATCACAACCTGCTCCACGGAAATAATAGGTGATGATATTGATGGTGTAGTTAATAAACTTAATAAAGGGCTTTTAAAGAAAAAATTTGCAGACAGGGAAATTTATCTTGTTCCAATTCATACACCAAGTTTTACCGGAAGTATGGTCAGTGGATACAATATTACAGTAAAGGAATTTGTAAAATATTTTGCAAAAAAAGGTGAACCTAATGGGAAAATCAACCTGATCACTGGCTGGGTCAATCCAGGGGATGTGACAGCACTGAAGCATCTTTTATCAGAGATGAAAGTGGATGCTACTGTTCTTTTCGAAATTGAAAATTTTGACTCCCCTCTTATGCCGGAGGGAAATACAGTTTCTCATGGTAATACAACAGTTGAGGATCTGACAGGAACAGCCAATGCTATTGGAACCATTGCTCTTAACAGGTATGAAGGTGGTCAGGCAGCTGAATATTTAGAAAAAAAATTTGGTGTCCCAGCTGTTATTGGACCTACACCTATTGGCATACGTAACACTGATATTTTTTTAAAAAATTTAAGCAGGATGACTGGAAAGCCAATTCCTAAATCTCTGGTTCACGAACGTGGAATTGCCATAGACGCGATTACAGATGTTGCTCATATGTTTTTGGCAGATAAAAAAGTAGCTATTTATGGAAGTGCTGATCTTGTTATAGGTCTTGCGCAATTCTGTCTTGATATGGAAATGAAACCTATGCTGCTTCTTCTGGGAGATGACAATAAATCCTATATAAAAGACCCACGGATTGAGGAACTTCAGAAAAATGTGGATTATGATATGGAGATTATCACCAATGCAGATCTATGGGAATTGGAGGACCGTATAAAAAATAAGGGACTTAAACTCGATCTGATTCTTGGTCATTCCAAAGGAAGGTTTATTTCTATCGATAACAATATTCCAATGTTACGGGTGGGTTTTCCGGTTTATGACCGTGCAGGATTTTATCGTTATCCTATAATGGGATATGCAGGTGCCATGTGGCTGGCAGAAGCTATAGCAAATACCATATTTACTGATATGGAGTACAAAAAAGATAGGGAATGGATATTAAATATGTGGTAA
- a CDS encoding type 1 glutamine amidotransferase: protein MKIHYLQHVYFEGPADIVRWARKKGHKLTGTHLYNYEALPDMDGFDWLVIMGGPMNIYEEEKYPWLKYEKQFIKKAIESNKVVLGICLGAQLINDVLGGKVTKNLEREIGWLPVTFNSSILKSSFFKNFPKEHYVFQWHGDTFSTLPEGAVCIASSEVCSNQAFIYNKNVIGFQFHMESTRDSISLLIDNCLDEIKDGGSYVQSEDEIKSQMNLLIDANSLMENFLNGLEAYYLEGK, encoded by the coding sequence ATTAAAATTCACTATTTACAGCATGTGTATTTTGAAGGACCTGCAGATATTGTAAGGTGGGCACGTAAAAAAGGACACAAGCTTACAGGAACTCATTTATATAATTATGAGGCACTTCCAGATATGGATGGGTTTGATTGGCTGGTGATTATGGGGGGACCCATGAATATTTATGAAGAAGAAAAATATCCATGGCTTAAATATGAGAAACAATTTATTAAAAAGGCTATTGAAAGCAATAAGGTTGTACTTGGAATATGCCTTGGTGCACAGCTTATAAATGATGTTTTAGGAGGGAAAGTTACTAAAAATTTGGAGCGTGAAATAGGGTGGCTTCCCGTTACTTTTAACTCATCGATTTTAAAATCCAGCTTTTTTAAAAATTTTCCAAAGGAACATTATGTGTTTCAGTGGCATGGTGATACATTTAGTACATTGCCTGAAGGCGCCGTTTGTATTGCCAGCAGCGAGGTCTGTAGTAACCAGGCGTTTATTTATAATAAGAACGTAATAGGCTTTCAATTTCACATGGAAAGCACTAGAGATAGTATTTCCCTGCTTATAGACAACTGTTTGGATGAAATAAAAGATGGGGGCAGCTATGTACAATCAGAGGATGAAATTAAATCTCAAATGAATTTGTTAATTGATGCCAACTCACTGATGGAGAATTTTCTCAATGGACTTGAGGCGTATTATTTAGAAGGGAAGTAA
- a CDS encoding pyridoxamine 5'-phosphate oxidase family protein, whose product MEKISYTARICSDEEKINNFLTEKRVGVLGMCDKEGKPYSIPVNYIYEDGKIYIHGMGSGKKNNILKEKSSVCFTAFEEFGTVKDSVPCKCDTSYFSVVIFGKAILVEDLEEKARILTLIAEKFVPGFFKNPLSKEFVSKYRSSRDNNTTAVYCISPEDITAKENPIDMENMV is encoded by the coding sequence ATGGAAAAAATAAGTTATACAGCCAGAATATGCAGTGACGAAGAAAAAATCAATAATTTTTTAACTGAAAAAAGGGTAGGGGTATTAGGTATGTGTGATAAGGAGGGTAAACCTTACTCCATACCTGTAAATTATATATATGAAGATGGTAAAATATACATTCATGGTATGGGAAGCGGCAAAAAAAATAATATACTCAAAGAAAAATCTTCTGTTTGTTTTACGGCTTTTGAAGAATTTGGAACAGTTAAAGACTCCGTACCCTGTAAATGTGATACTTCTTATTTTAGTGTAGTTATCTTTGGAAAAGCAATCTTAGTAGAAGATTTGGAAGAAAAAGCCCGGATACTTACACTGATTGCAGAAAAATTTGTTCCAGGTTTTTTTAAAAATCCCCTTTCCAAAGAATTTGTAAGTAAATATCGCTCTTCCCGTGATAATAATACCACAGCTGTCTATTGTATTTCCCCAGAAGATATTACTGCTAAAGAAAACCCAATTGATATGGAGAATATGGTATAA
- the nirJ1 gene encoding putative heme d1 biosynthesis radical SAM protein NirJ1, which translates to MLGITKLLCGSENFGDGLRYASGAGSEKSGAAKGKGPVVVWNCTNSCNLKCRHCYADSQNKKFEEELDSNEAKYLIEDLAELKVPVLLISGGEPLMREDLFELLNYAKNYNIRSTISTNGTLIDKRTAKDLKLNGVSYVGISLDGIGTNHDKFRGVIGSFNKSLEGIRNCMEIGQKVGLRFTINKSNYHQLEDIFYLIKEEKIPRVCFYHLAYSGRGNAMAREDITFEQKRQALDIIMDRAVRFGKNVEILTVGNHADAVYLYLQVKKKYPHLRDRVWDLIQTNGGNRSGMALANIDFKGHVHADQFTQQHSFGNIRERKFSDIWKNPSNPLAVGLRNRKSLLKGRCSSCKWLNVCNGNLRVRAEATTGDFWDSDPSCYLTDKEIGILI; encoded by the coding sequence ATGCTTGGTATTACTAAATTATTATGCGGATCTGAAAATTTTGGAGACGGGTTGCGCTATGCTTCTGGTGCAGGAAGTGAAAAAAGTGGTGCAGCTAAGGGAAAGGGACCTGTAGTTGTATGGAATTGTACTAATAGCTGTAATCTAAAGTGCAGGCACTGCTATGCCGATTCTCAAAATAAAAAGTTTGAAGAAGAACTGGATTCAAATGAAGCAAAATATTTAATAGAGGATTTGGCAGAATTAAAAGTACCGGTACTTCTTATTTCCGGTGGAGAACCTCTTATGAGAGAGGATTTATTTGAATTATTAAATTATGCAAAAAATTATAACATTAGAAGTACAATTTCAACTAATGGAACATTAATAGATAAAAGAACAGCTAAAGATTTAAAATTAAATGGTGTAAGCTATGTAGGGATCAGTCTGGATGGAATAGGCACAAATCATGATAAGTTCAGAGGGGTAATTGGAAGCTTTAACAAGTCTTTAGAGGGAATCAGAAATTGTATGGAAATAGGTCAGAAAGTGGGACTTAGATTTACAATAAACAAGAGCAATTACCATCAGCTAGAAGACATTTTTTACTTAATAAAAGAAGAGAAAATACCCCGGGTATGTTTTTATCATTTAGCCTATTCTGGAAGAGGAAATGCTATGGCCAGAGAAGACATTACCTTTGAACAAAAAAGACAAGCCCTTGATATTATAATGGATAGGGCAGTGAGATTTGGAAAGAATGTTGAGATTCTAACGGTAGGTAACCATGCGGATGCGGTTTATTTATACCTTCAAGTTAAAAAGAAATATCCCCATTTAAGAGATAGAGTATGGGATTTAATACAGACAAATGGTGGCAATAGATCGGGAATGGCTCTTGCAAATATTGATTTTAAGGGACATGTACATGCAGATCAATTCACCCAGCAGCACAGCTTTGGAAACATAAGAGAAAGAAAATTTAGTGACATATGGAAAAATCCTTCTAATCCTCTAGCTGTTGGACTAAGAAATAGAAAATCCTTATTAAAAGGAAGATGCAGCAGTTGCAAATGGTTAAATGTATGTAATGGAAATCTCAGGGTAAGGGCAGAAGCTACCACAGGAGATTTTTGGGACTCTGATCCATCCTGTTATTTGACTGATAAAGAAATAGGGATTTTAATATAG
- the nirJ2 gene encoding putative heme d1 biosynthesis radical SAM protein NirJ2, protein MIISWNTTNKCNMRCKHCYRNAGSEVEGELNTSEAKKLIEDIKKAGFKIMIFSGGEPLMRKDIFELIEHAAKCKLRPVLGSNGTLITRETALKLKAAGTMGIGISLDSLDSNKHNEFRGLNTGWQDTIKGIENCREVGLGFQVHTTVMDWNFKEILDITDFAVKMRAVAHHIFFIVPTGRAQNIQHEFLNAPQYEELLTNIVNKQKEVSIEIKPTCAPQFMRIAKQKGVPYRFSKGCIAGISYCIINTKGDVQPCAYLDICVDNVRSKPFYEIWKNNSVLRELRTLNYKGKCGICTYKNLCGGCRARAAFYNNGDYMAEESLCIYEERGQ, encoded by the coding sequence TTGATAATATCATGGAATACTACAAATAAATGCAACATGAGATGTAAGCATTGTTATAGAAATGCTGGATCAGAAGTTGAAGGTGAGTTAAATACATCAGAAGCTAAAAAGTTAATTGAGGATATAAAAAAAGCCGGATTTAAAATCATGATATTCTCCGGGGGAGAACCATTGATGCGTAAAGATATTTTTGAGCTTATAGAACATGCGGCAAAATGTAAACTTAGACCCGTACTTGGAAGTAATGGCACTTTGATTACCAGGGAAACAGCTCTGAAGCTTAAAGCTGCAGGTACTATGGGCATAGGTATTAGTCTTGATAGTCTTGATAGTAATAAACATAATGAATTTAGAGGATTAAATACAGGCTGGCAAGACACCATAAAAGGAATAGAAAACTGCAGGGAAGTGGGTCTAGGCTTTCAAGTACACACTACAGTTATGGATTGGAACTTTAAAGAAATACTGGATATAACAGATTTTGCTGTTAAAATGAGAGCTGTTGCCCACCATATTTTTTTTATAGTACCTACAGGTCGTGCCCAAAATATTCAACATGAATTTTTAAATGCCCCTCAGTATGAAGAACTTCTCACAAACATAGTCAATAAGCAGAAAGAAGTATCCATAGAGATAAAACCTACTTGTGCACCGCAATTTATGAGAATTGCAAAACAAAAAGGAGTTCCATATAGATTTTCAAAAGGATGTATAGCGGGAATAAGTTACTGCATTATTAATACTAAAGGTGACGTGCAGCCCTGTGCATACCTGGATATATGCGTAGACAACGTTAGAAGTAAACCTTTTTATGAAATATGGAAAAACAATAGTGTGCTGAGGGAACTTAGAACACTAAATTATAAGGGAAAATGTGGAATTTGTACATATAAGAATTTATGTGGGGGCTGCCGTGCCAGAGCTGCATTTTACAACAATGGTGATTATATGGCAGAAGAAAGTTTATGTATTTATGAGGAGAGAGGTCAATAA
- the ahbA gene encoding siroheme decarboxylase subunit alpha yields the protein MKGKSMDLLNIMQNDFPIESRPFLTLANKLDMTEEEVIELIKKFKESGYIRRLGGVFDSGKLGYTSTLCAVEVPEERVEEVASIINGYSGVTHNYLRMHKYNMWFTLTVSTSESIEHTLEEIKNSIKINNILVLNSLNTFKIKVNFNVEGV from the coding sequence GTGAAAGGAAAAAGTATGGATTTACTAAATATTATGCAAAATGACTTTCCCATAGAATCAAGACCTTTCTTAACTTTGGCAAATAAATTGGATATGACCGAAGAAGAGGTTATAGAACTTATAAAGAAATTTAAAGAATCAGGCTATATTCGCAGATTAGGAGGGGTTTTTGATTCAGGAAAGTTAGGATATACAAGTACCTTATGTGCAGTAGAAGTTCCAGAAGAGAGAGTTGAGGAAGTGGCATCTATAATAAATGGTTATAGTGGTGTCACTCATAATTATCTAAGAATGCATAAATATAATATGTGGTTTACATTAACGGTATCCACCAGTGAGAGTATTGAACATACTCTCGAAGAAATAAAAAATAGCATAAAAATTAATAATATATTGGTTCTAAATTCCTTGAATACTTTTAAAATAAAAGTGAACTTTAATGTAGAAGGAGTATAA
- the ahbB gene encoding siroheme decarboxylase subunit beta produces MDLLDKAIISKLQEDLPLVPQPYKHIACELGICEEELLGRLKKLKEEGILRRIGAILHHRTVGFKANAMVAWNISECRIKEVTDMMVTFPEVSHCYQRRALPNWNYNIYTMIHSKSFEQCDSIILHIAQRININEYEVLYSTKELKKSSMKYFL; encoded by the coding sequence ATGGATTTACTAGATAAAGCTATCATTTCTAAGCTTCAGGAAGATCTGCCTTTAGTTCCCCAGCCCTATAAGCATATAGCTTGTGAATTAGGGATTTGTGAAGAAGAATTACTTGGTAGATTGAAAAAATTAAAGGAAGAAGGAATACTGCGTAGAATAGGTGCTATATTACATCATAGAACTGTAGGGTTTAAAGCTAATGCCATGGTTGCATGGAATATTTCAGAGTGTAGAATTAAAGAGGTAACAGATATGATGGTTACTTTTCCAGAGGTAAGTCACTGTTACCAGCGCAGGGCCCTGCCAAACTGGAATTATAATATCTATACAATGATACATTCTAAAAGTTTTGAGCAATGTGATAGTATTATCTTACATATAGCACAGCGTATAAATATAAATGAATATGAAGTTTTATACAGTACTAAAGAATTAAAAAAAAGCAGTATGAAATATTTCCTATGA
- a CDS encoding GNAT family N-acetyltransferase codes for MEVRKGKNKFYIGYEEKEPLGEIILDDFNKNPITIEHTYVSEKLKGQGAGKRLVKSVVDFATEENKKVIPVCEFAKKEFSKNKEYESVLDASTTI; via the coding sequence ATGGAGGTAAGAAAAGGTAAAAATAAATTTTATATAGGATATGAAGAAAAGGAACCTTTGGGTGAAATAATATTGGATGATTTCAATAAGAATCCAATAACAATTGAACATACTTATGTGTCAGAAAAGCTAAAAGGTCAGGGTGCAGGTAAACGGTTGGTTAAGAGCGTTGTTGATTTTGCAACGGAAGAAAATAAAAAGGTTATACCAGTGTGTGAATTTGCAAAGAAAGAATTTTCAAAAAATAAAGAATATGAGAGTGTATTGGATGCTTCCACAACTATTTGA